The genome window CTTGTGCTTTTTCCTGAATTTTTTGTCCGTGCTCATCCATGCCTGTTAAAAAACGGACATCAAATCCTTTTAGACGCTTATATCGCGCTATTGCATCAGATGCAACTGTCGTATATGCAGTACCGATATGGAACTTTCCACTCGGGTAATAAATTGGGGTTGTTATATAGAATGTTTGTTGTTCACTCACGAAAGTGCCTCCATTTGTTTGTTAAGTATAAGTCTTATTCTAACGAAGTACGAAAATTGTTTCAATGAAAGTTTATTGGAATTGAGTTTTGTCGAATAATCGAAACTAAATCTTGGCAATTACTTAAATCTTTTCGACTATTCTAAATATTCTATGGTAAATATTTTTTATAATTTCCTTAAAAAGTACAAATATGACAAAAAAGTTTCCTAAACGAAGGAAATTTGAATGCTAAATTATTGACGTATATGGTATTAATTGTTATGATTTTAACTAGATCAGGATGAATGTCGAATTTTGACGAATTTAAATAACTTTTCTTATATTAGGAGGAAATATTAATATGAAATCAACAGGTATCGTACGTAAAGTAGACGAATTAGGACGTGTAGTAATTCCAATCGAATTACGCCGTACATTAGGTATTGCTGAAAAAGACGCTTTAGAAATCTATGTGGATGACGACAAAATCATCTTAAAAAAATACATGCCTAACATGACATGTGCAGTAACTGGTGAAGTTTCTGATGAAAACATGCGTTTAGTAGGCGGTAAATTAATCTTGTCTTCTGAAGGTGCAGAAGCATTAGTGAAAGAAATTCAAGAAAACTTAAAAAAATAATATCACTTATTTAAACAAATGAAGCGGTTAAGCGTTCACTAGTTTATGTAAAGTAAAGTATTATTTTACCAAATATGAAAAGCGTTGAAAAGTATGTTGACTTTTCAACGCTTTTTTATTGATGGTACGCCTGGTAAACATCACGTTTTGGTATGTTTCGTAATTTGGCTACTTCTTTAATGGCTTCTTTTGAAGATATTTGAGTTTCTTCTATTATATAAGTAACATGCTCATCCAATGACATGGTTGTCCAGTAAGCTTCTTCTTCATCGTCGATTTCACCTGAAGTATTGCCTTCCAGCACGATACAAAATTCACCGCGAATTTCATTTTCACTTGCCCAAATGATCGCTTCTTCTATTGTACCCCGCAAAAACTCTTCAAATTTCTTCGTTAATTCCCGTGCCAGTGTAATTTTGCGGTTACCTAATACGAGCTGTAAGTCTTTCAATGTTTCCTTCAAACGATGTGGTGCTTCATAAAAGATCAGCGTCTCTTCTCGCTTCGACAATTTTTCCAGCTGTTCTCTGCGTTCCTTTTTGCTTCGTTTTAAAAAGCCGAAGAAATAAAACGGCTGTGGAGAAAGACCGGATGCAATTAGAGCAGTTAAAGCGGCATTGGCTCCAGGGATTGGTACGACAGCAAATCCTTCTGCAATTGCTTTTACGACAATATCAGCCCCAGGATCCGAAATACAAGGTAAACCTGCATCACTTACTAATGCAATGGATTTTCCTTCTTGCAAATAGCCAAGCAGTTTCTCGCCACCTACTTCAATATTATGCTCATGATAACTAATAAGCGGTGTTTGAATATCGAAATAATTACATAGCTTTTTCGTATTACGTGTATCTTCTGCAGCAATAATATCGACTTCTTTTAAAATACGCAATGCACGCATCGTCATGTCTTCTAGATTGCCGATTGGTGTCGCTACTAAGTATAGACAGCTCCCTTGTTCATGCTGGCTACTTTTTTGTGAGTTCATCTGCAGCACTCCTTATATACTTTATTTTTTGGGGTCGCTTTAATTGTTTAAATGCATATTCAGCAGACATTGCCTGCTGTTTTGTTTCAAATGTTTCATAATAAATACACGTTACTGGCCCGCGTGCTCGTGTATATTTTGCCCCTTTACCTGCATTATGTGTTGCAATTCGCTTCTCTAAATTATTCGTATAGCCTGCATATAGTGTAGCATCACTACACTCTAGCACATAAAAGTAATGTTTAGTTTCCTTCTCCATATAAAAGTGCCCTCACTTCTGGCGTATACTCATTATTATCCTCATATACGTACAATGGTGGCAATACTTTTAAGTCCGGCTTGCCGTCTTTAATTGCTTCAATCAGTAATGTATTCGCTTCTTTCCCCCGTTTTGGATAAACAAACTGTATGCGCTTTGGCTCCAGCCGATTCGCTCGCATTGCACTAACAATATCCAAAAGTCTGCCTGGTCTGTGTACAAAGGCCGCCTTTCCGCCTTGTTTTAACAGACGGCTTGTTGCTATGATTGCCTCATCAAGCGTTAAATACAGCTCATGCCTAGCAATTGCATAATGCTCGCTCGTATTTTTTTCGCTCAACTCATGTGCCAAAAAATAAGGAGGATTACATGTCACAACATCATATTTTTCAATACCTAGTGTTCCAGGTGCATCTTTTACATCACCGAGCTGCATGTCGATCTGTTGTGCCAAGTTATTGTATGCAATACTGCGTGTTGCCATATCATGCAACCGCGGCTGTAATTCTACACCAGTAATTTTTGCATTTGTCCGCGCACTCAAAAAGAGTGGGATTACCCCATTGCCTGAACATAAATCAATAATATGTCCTTTATTTTTCGGGACTTGTACAAATCGCGCCAGTAATACTGCATCCAATGAGAACGAAAAGACGGATGGGCTTTGAATAATTCGTAAATCTTCCGCCAGTAAATAATCTAATCGCTCATCATCCTTCAACCATTGTTCCACTATTAAATCCTCCACTTAACTGCTATTTTAATCAGCCTTTTCTAAACAAAAGACTGATATCTACTTTAGCAGATTCAGCCTTTTGTTTTTAACCATTTTGTTTATTTAAAAATGATAGACAGAACAAACAATCTTCACCTTTACGTGAGCTTCCAAAATGCACGTGACATACATGGAAACCTTCATTATAAAGCCTTGCTAAATTATCGTACCCTTCGCCAATATCTACTGGTTCTTTTTTTAGCTCTTCTACTCTTTTACTTGCAGTTGCTTCATTCGCTAATAGTTCTTCTAAGCGCGTACGTAGGTGAAGGTTTTCTGTTTGAAGCGTCTGATGCTCCTCCATCATATGCGCAACAAATTGCTTAAGTGCGCTAAATTGCTGTTGCATTGATTCAAGCTGTTGTTCGAACTCCATAACAGTATCCAAAAAATTACGGTCCTTCACTCAAGCCACCCCATTAATTCTATCTATATCAGATTTTTCTCATATTGCATAAGCTCTTCAAGCGTATATTCAACCATACGCTCCTGCTTCGTCAAATATACTTGGATGAGTCGCTCTAATACATTTAATCCGACGACTTTGCCTTCGCCTTCTGGTGTCATTGATAAATCACCGATGTCTGGCATACCTTCTTTTGCAATTTCATAATCATCATTTTCGTATTTTAGACAACACATTAAACGTCCACATAATCCGGAGATTTTTGTCGGATTCAGCGATAAATTTTGGTCCTTTGCCATTTTAATCGACACAGGCTCAAAATCACCTAAAAATGTCGAACAGCAAAGCATTCTTCCACATGGCCCAATTCCGCCAAGCAGCTTCGCTTCATCGCGAACACCAATTTGACGTAGTTCGATTCGAGTACGGAATACACTAGCTAAATCCTTTACTAATTCCCGGAAATCTACACGTCCTTCTGCTGTAAAATAAAAAATAATTTTATTGCGATCAAATGTATATTCAACGTCAACGAGCTTCATATCCAACGAATGCTCAACAATTTTCGTATTCGCTAATTCAAAGGCACGTTTTGACTCAATAGTATTTTCTTCTACCTGGAAACGATCACGTTCATCGGCTGGTCGAACTACTTGTTTTAATGGTAAAACAACGTCATTCTCCCCGACTTGTCGCATTGGTACTACGACTTTGCCATATTCAATTCCCCGTGCAGTTTCTACGATTACATATTCGCCAACTTCCAAAATATAAGCGGCTGGATCAAAATAATA of Solibacillus isronensis contains these proteins:
- the yabA gene encoding DNA replication initiation control protein YabA, yielding MKDRNFLDTVMEFEQQLESMQQQFSALKQFVAHMMEEHQTLQTENLHLRTRLEELLANEATASKRVEELKKEPVDIGEGYDNLARLYNEGFHVCHVHFGSSRKGEDCLFCLSFLNKQNG
- a CDS encoding tRNA1(Val) (adenine(37)-N6)-methyltransferase, giving the protein MEQWLKDDERLDYLLAEDLRIIQSPSVFSFSLDAVLLARFVQVPKNKGHIIDLCSGNGVIPLFLSARTNAKITGVELQPRLHDMATRSIAYNNLAQQIDMQLGDVKDAPGTLGIEKYDVVTCNPPYFLAHELSEKNTSEHYAIARHELYLTLDEAIIATSRLLKQGGKAAFVHRPGRLLDIVSAMRANRLEPKRIQFVYPKRGKEANTLLIEAIKDGKPDLKVLPPLYVYEDNNEYTPEVRALLYGEGN
- the rsmI gene encoding 16S rRNA (cytidine(1402)-2'-O)-methyltransferase, coding for MNSQKSSQHEQGSCLYLVATPIGNLEDMTMRALRILKEVDIIAAEDTRNTKKLCNYFDIQTPLISYHEHNIEVGGEKLLGYLQEGKSIALVSDAGLPCISDPGADIVVKAIAEGFAVVPIPGANAALTALIASGLSPQPFYFFGFLKRSKKERREQLEKLSKREETLIFYEAPHRLKETLKDLQLVLGNRKITLARELTKKFEEFLRGTIEEAIIWASENEIRGEFCIVLEGNTSGEIDDEEEAYWTTMSLDEHVTYIIEETQISSKEAIKEVAKLRNIPKRDVYQAYHQ
- a CDS encoding PSP1 domain-containing protein, which translates into the protein MYNVVGVRFKKAGKIYYFDPAAYILEVGEYVIVETARGIEYGKVVVPMRQVGENDVVLPLKQVVRPADERDRFQVEENTIESKRAFELANTKIVEHSLDMKLVDVEYTFDRNKIIFYFTAEGRVDFRELVKDLASVFRTRIELRQIGVRDEAKLLGGIGPCGRMLCCSTFLGDFEPVSIKMAKDQNLSLNPTKISGLCGRLMCCLKYENDDYEIAKEGMPDIGDLSMTPEGEGKVVGLNVLERLIQVYLTKQERMVEYTLEELMQYEKNLI
- a CDS encoding GIY-YIG nuclease family protein; protein product: MEKETKHYFYVLECSDATLYAGYTNNLEKRIATHNAGKGAKYTRARGPVTCIYYETFETKQQAMSAEYAFKQLKRPQKIKYIRSAADELTKK
- a CDS encoding AbrB/MazE/SpoVT family DNA-binding domain-containing protein, with the protein product MKSTGIVRKVDELGRVVIPIELRRTLGIAEKDALEIYVDDDKIILKKYMPNMTCAVTGEVSDENMRLVGGKLILSSEGAEALVKEIQENLKK